In Desulfurococcaceae archaeon MEX13E-LK6-19, the genomic window GTGACCCATTCTCTTACCTGGAGGAGCTGTCTTGCCTGCTATGTAGGCTACTACGGGTTTCTCTAATCCATGTTTTTTAATATAGTCTGCAAGCCTCTCTTCTGCGTCACCACCTATCTCTCCAACAATGACGACGGCCTTGGTCTCATTGTCTTCTAGAAACATTTTGTATACATCGATAAAGTTGAGACCAGTGATAGGGTCTCCGCCAAGCCCTAACACTGTTGATTGCCCGAGCCCGTGTTTGTTTAATTCACGTGCAATCTCGTAGGTTAGTGTCCCGCTTCTCGATACAATACCTATTTCTCCTTTAGTAAATACGTGACCAGGCATGATACCTATTTTTGTTTCACCAGGAACTATAATGCCTGGTGTATTCGGGCCAATTACCACAACGCCATGACGGCGAGCATAGTCAATCATCTTAAGCTCATCCCATAATGGTATACCTTCCGTTATAACCACTAGAACCTTGATCCCATTGTCTATAGCCTCGTATACGGCATCAGCTGCAAATCGTGCTGGCACAAATACTATAGATGCATTGATGTCAGGGTGTTTCATGAGGGCTTCTGAAACGCTATCATAGACAGGTACTCCATGTACCTCATTGCCACCTTTGCCCGGCGTTACGCCAGCAAGAATCTTTGTACCGTATTCAAGCATTAATTTCGTGTGGAAACTACCTTCTCTTCCCGTGATCCCTTGAACTAGTACCTTTGTGTTCTTATCAACAATTATAGCCATCCAACATCACCCCGCTAATTCAACAGCTTTTTTAACAGCATCATCAAGCTCTGAAAAAGCATGAATACCTGCTTCACGTAGAATTCTTCTTCCTTCTTCTTCATTTGTACCCAGTAGTCTCACTACCACGGGTTTTTTAGAACCAGTCTCCTTAAGGGCAGCTACAAGACCAGCGGCTACTTCGTCACAACGTGTTATACCACCGAAGATGTTGACAAGGACTACTTTTGTCCGGGGGTGCTTTAACAATATTTTAACGGCTTCTTTGACGCGTTCTCTACTGGCGCCACCGCCTACATCAAGGAAGTTGGCTGGTTTTCCTCCATATAGATTAACCAAGTCCATCGTAGCCATTGTGAGACCTGCTCCATTTCCTATGATACCTATATCGCCGTCGAGCTCCACGTAAGCAAATCCTAGTTTTCTGGCTTCAAGCTCGACACCACTATACTCTCTCAACGACTTCTCGGCAAACTCTTTATGTTTATACAACGAGTTATCGTCAACAATGATTTTTGCATCCAAAGCAACTAGCTCCTTATTACAAGTCAATGCTAATGGATTAAAC contains:
- the sucD gene encoding succinate--CoA ligase subunit alpha — encoded protein: MAIIVDKNTKVLVQGITGREGSFHTKLMLEYGTKILAGVTPGKGGNEVHGVPVYDSVSEALMKHPDINASIVFVPARFAADAVYEAIDNGIKVLVVITEGIPLWDELKMIDYARRHGVVVIGPNTPGIIVPGETKIGIMPGHVFTKGEIGIVSRSGTLTYEIARELNKHGLGQSTVLGLGGDPITGLNFIDVYKMFLEDNETKAVVIVGEIGGDAEERLADYIKKHGLEKPVVAYIAGKTAPPGKRMGHAGAIISMGMGTWDSKKQALEDAGVPVADKPSDIPVLLKKLLEK